One genomic region from Stutzerimonas decontaminans encodes:
- a CDS encoding ABC transporter substrate-binding protein — MNAFHRLALSVSLALPVLAHAGEVEVLHWWTSGGEKRAADTLQKLVEQKGHSWKDFAVAGGGGEAAMTVLKTRAVSGNPPSAAQIKGPDIQEWGELGLLANLDDTAKAERWDELLPEQVRKIMQYDGSYVAVPVNVHRVNWLWINPEVFEKAGAKPPKTLDEFFAAADKLKAAGFIPVAHGGQPWQDGTVFEGFVLSILGPDDYHKAFVELDNDTLTGDKMVQAFTALKKLRDYIDADAAGREWNRATGMVIDGKAGMQIMGDWAKSEFTAANKVAGKDYQCLPFPGTQGSFAFNIDSLAMFKLSNDDNRKAQEDLARTVLEPEFQTFFNQNKGSIPVRQDQDMSEFDACAQQSMTDFKEAAKGSGLQPSLTHGMAASSYVQGAVFDVVTNFFNDPKADPQKAAKQLAAAIKAVQ, encoded by the coding sequence ATGAATGCGTTCCATCGTCTCGCTCTATCCGTTTCCCTTGCCCTGCCTGTACTCGCCCACGCTGGTGAAGTCGAAGTTCTGCACTGGTGGACCTCCGGCGGTGAAAAGCGCGCGGCCGATACCCTGCAGAAGCTGGTCGAGCAGAAAGGCCACAGCTGGAAGGACTTCGCCGTCGCCGGCGGTGGTGGCGAGGCTGCCATGACCGTACTGAAAACCCGCGCCGTTTCCGGCAACCCGCCATCCGCCGCACAGATCAAGGGCCCGGACATTCAGGAGTGGGGCGAACTCGGCCTGCTCGCCAACCTCGATGACACCGCCAAGGCCGAGCGCTGGGACGAACTGCTGCCCGAGCAGGTGCGCAAGATCATGCAGTACGACGGCTCCTACGTGGCCGTGCCGGTCAACGTGCATCGGGTCAACTGGCTGTGGATCAACCCGGAGGTGTTCGAGAAGGCCGGCGCCAAGCCGCCGAAGACCCTCGATGAATTCTTCGCCGCGGCGGACAAGCTCAAGGCCGCCGGCTTCATTCCGGTCGCCCATGGCGGCCAGCCTTGGCAGGACGGCACCGTGTTCGAGGGTTTCGTACTGAGCATTCTCGGCCCGGACGACTATCACAAGGCCTTCGTCGAGCTGGATAACGACACCCTGACCGGCGACAAGATGGTCCAGGCCTTCACCGCCCTGAAAAAGCTGCGCGACTACATCGATGCCGATGCCGCCGGGCGCGAGTGGAACCGTGCTACCGGCATGGTCATCGACGGCAAGGCTGGCATGCAGATCATGGGCGACTGGGCCAAGAGCGAGTTCACCGCCGCCAACAAGGTCGCCGGCAAGGATTACCAGTGCCTGCCATTCCCCGGCACCCAGGGCAGCTTCGCCTTCAATATCGACTCCCTGGCGATGTTCAAGCTCAGCAACGACGACAACCGCAAGGCTCAGGAAGACCTGGCGCGCACCGTGCTGGAGCCGGAATTCCAGACCTTCTTCAACCAGAACAAGGGCTCGATTCCGGTTCGCCAGGACCAGGACATGAGCGAGTTCGATGCCTGTGCCCAGCAGTCGATGACCGACTTCAAGGAAGCCGCCAAGGGCAGCGGTCTGCAGCCCAGTCTGACTCATGGCATGGCTGCTTCTAGCTACGTGCAGGGCGCGGTGTTCGACGTCGTCACCAACTTCTTCAACGACCCCAAGGCCGACCCGCAAAAGGCGGCCAAGCAGCTGGCGGCGGCGATCAAGGCCGTGCAGTAA
- a CDS encoding alpha/beta hydrolase has translation MRALLILLLLTMPSLSQAQTLLNQTLNLDTGNGVLQGSLLLPKSEQPVPVALLIAGSGPTDRNGNNPAGHNDSLKRLAQGLARQGVASLRYDKRGVGASLAAAPNERDLSVDAYVSDALAWSTRLKGDPRFSELILVGHSEGALIASLAAPKSGAAALISIAGSGRPIDEVLRAQLQGRLPPALLATSQFLIDELKAGRAHAEVPEPLQVLFRPSVQPYLISLFAYDPAAAFAAVDVPALILQGRHDIQVGVEDAEALQRAKPDARLALIDGMNHVLRIVPASAAQLASYDDPNLPLARGVLEHIQHFLRANGILPASS, from the coding sequence ATGCGTGCCCTGCTGATACTGCTGCTACTAACCATGCCCTCTCTCTCGCAGGCGCAGACCCTGCTCAATCAGACCCTGAATCTGGACACCGGCAACGGCGTACTGCAGGGCAGCCTGCTGTTGCCCAAGAGTGAACAACCGGTGCCAGTGGCACTGCTGATCGCAGGCTCCGGGCCGACCGACCGCAACGGCAACAACCCGGCCGGGCACAACGACAGCCTCAAACGCCTCGCCCAGGGCCTGGCGCGACAAGGCGTGGCCAGCCTGCGCTATGACAAGCGCGGCGTCGGCGCCAGCCTGGCAGCCGCACCGAACGAGCGCGACCTCAGCGTCGACGCCTACGTCAGCGACGCGTTGGCCTGGAGCACGAGGCTCAAGGGCGACCCCCGCTTCAGCGAGCTGATCCTCGTCGGCCACAGCGAGGGCGCACTGATCGCCAGTCTCGCCGCGCCGAAGTCGGGAGCCGCCGCGCTGATCAGCATCGCCGGCAGCGGCAGGCCGATCGACGAAGTGCTGCGTGCGCAGTTGCAGGGTCGCCTGCCGCCCGCGCTGCTCGCCACCAGCCAATTCCTGATTGACGAACTCAAGGCCGGACGCGCCCACGCCGAAGTGCCCGAACCACTGCAGGTGCTGTTCCGACCCAGCGTGCAGCCTTATCTGATCTCGTTGTTCGCCTACGACCCGGCCGCGGCCTTCGCGGCGGTGGATGTTCCGGCGTTGATTCTTCAGGGGCGCCATGACATCCAGGTTGGCGTCGAAGACGCTGAAGCGCTGCAGCGAGCGAAGCCTGACGCCAGACTGGCACTGATCGACGGCATGAACCATGTGCTGCGCATCGTGCCGGCGAGTGCCGCGCAGCTGGCTTCTTACGACGACCCGAATCTGCCGCTCGCACGCGGCGTGCTCGAGCACATCCAGCACTTTTTGCGAGCTAATGGCATCCTGCCAGCCTCCAGTTAG
- a CDS encoding glucokinase, with amino-acid sequence MKTALVGDIGGTNARFALWRDQRIEQIRVLPTADYASPELAIRAYLREVDQPLEALEAVCLACAGPVGGDLFRFTNNHWQLSREAFCRELGVKELLLINDFTAMALGMTRLHDGERITVCQGEPEPGRPRLVIGPGTGLGVAGLLPLSGGGWRALPGEGGHICLPIGSEREAAIWAHLHRSLGHVNAEAVLSGPGLLTLYRACCALDGRQVEFDSPAGITKAALAGDAYATAVLEQFCCWLGRIVGDNVLTLGARGGVYIVGGVVPRFAEMFLRSGFSEALREKGQMSRYFDHLPVWLVTAPYPGLEGAGVALQPLLEGA; translated from the coding sequence GTGAAGACGGCGCTGGTTGGAGATATCGGCGGTACCAATGCACGTTTCGCCCTCTGGCGTGATCAGCGCATCGAGCAGATTCGCGTGCTCCCCACCGCGGACTACGCGAGCCCGGAGCTGGCGATTCGCGCCTATCTGCGTGAAGTCGACCAGCCGCTGGAGGCGCTCGAAGCGGTGTGCCTGGCCTGTGCCGGGCCGGTGGGCGGCGATCTGTTTCGCTTCACCAACAACCATTGGCAGCTGAGCCGCGAAGCCTTCTGCCGCGAGCTGGGCGTGAAGGAGCTGTTGCTGATCAACGACTTCACCGCCATGGCCCTCGGCATGACGCGCCTGCATGATGGTGAGCGCATCACGGTTTGCCAGGGCGAGCCTGAACCAGGACGCCCGAGGCTGGTCATAGGGCCCGGTACCGGGCTTGGCGTTGCGGGATTGTTGCCGTTGTCGGGCGGCGGATGGCGCGCGTTGCCCGGAGAGGGCGGGCATATCTGCCTGCCGATCGGCAGCGAGCGCGAAGCGGCAATCTGGGCGCATCTGCATCGTTCGCTCGGCCATGTAAATGCCGAAGCGGTGCTAAGCGGCCCGGGGCTGCTGACGCTCTACCGCGCCTGCTGTGCGCTGGACGGGCGGCAGGTGGAGTTCGATTCGCCCGCGGGTATCACCAAGGCCGCGCTAGCCGGCGACGCCTACGCGACCGCGGTGCTGGAACAGTTCTGTTGCTGGCTGGGACGCATCGTTGGCGACAACGTGCTGACCCTCGGCGCCCGTGGCGGCGTTTACATCGTCGGTGGCGTGGTGCCGCGTTTCGCCGAGATGTTCCTGCGCAGCGGTTTCAGCGAGGCGCTGCGCGAGAAGGGGCAGATGAGCCGCTATTTCGATCACCTGCCAGTATGGCTGGTGACCGCGCCGTATCCGGGCCTCGAAGGTGCGGGCGTGGCATTGCAACCGTTGTTGGAGGGAGCCTAG
- a CDS encoding maltoporin encodes MKKNLTALGVATAVAAMALPLSGHALEFTGYMRSGVGESVNSDSQSCFQLPGAPTKYRLGNECEQYGELDLRHDLYTFADGSVLSVEGMAALYNQYNHTPKFTGDHGWARMVQAYAEWSKVPALNNGSFWAGRRFYKRNDIHISDFYYWNQSATGAGVEDMEIGGLKYSYAFSRKDSVFQKDYVNRHDFNVGGFDSNPGGELEFGLSYIDKPSRDDANSGWALTVQHVQSDFLGGKNTLALQYGEGPGTGLGYTGDVTLDESAKSWRVVEYFDWQLTPRFGGQFQVVYQKDKRADGGDQDWWSVGARPVYAFSEQFKLVAEVGHDQIDATDGTRKLSKFTVAPTWSPAGPGFWARPEFRLYYTYASWNDAAQRAANLMAEGSALSDTGAFGNAQHGSNFGVQVEHWW; translated from the coding sequence ATGAAAAAAAACCTGACAGCCCTGGGCGTAGCGACTGCCGTTGCCGCGATGGCCCTGCCATTGAGCGGCCATGCCCTGGAATTCACCGGCTACATGCGTAGCGGCGTCGGTGAATCGGTCAACAGCGACTCGCAATCGTGCTTCCAACTGCCCGGCGCACCGACCAAGTACCGCCTCGGTAACGAATGTGAGCAGTACGGCGAGCTGGACCTTCGTCACGACCTCTACACCTTTGCCGATGGTTCGGTGCTGAGCGTGGAGGGCATGGCGGCGCTGTACAACCAGTACAACCATACCCCGAAGTTCACCGGTGATCATGGCTGGGCGCGGATGGTGCAGGCCTATGCCGAGTGGAGCAAGGTGCCGGCGCTGAACAACGGTTCTTTCTGGGCTGGTCGCCGCTTCTACAAGCGTAACGACATCCATATCTCCGATTTCTACTACTGGAACCAGAGCGCCACCGGCGCCGGTGTCGAGGACATGGAGATTGGCGGGCTGAAGTACAGCTACGCCTTCTCGCGCAAGGACAGCGTATTCCAGAAGGACTACGTCAATCGCCACGACTTCAACGTTGGCGGCTTCGACAGCAACCCGGGCGGGGAGCTGGAATTTGGCCTCAGCTACATCGACAAACCCAGTCGAGACGACGCCAATAGTGGTTGGGCGCTGACGGTGCAGCACGTGCAGTCCGACTTTCTCGGTGGCAAGAACACCCTGGCGTTGCAATATGGCGAAGGGCCCGGCACCGGCCTCGGCTATACCGGCGACGTGACCCTGGACGAAAGCGCCAAGAGCTGGCGCGTGGTGGAGTATTTCGACTGGCAGTTGACGCCGCGCTTCGGCGGCCAGTTCCAGGTGGTCTACCAGAAGGACAAGCGTGCTGACGGCGGCGATCAGGACTGGTGGTCGGTGGGTGCGCGCCCGGTCTATGCGTTCAGCGAGCAGTTCAAACTCGTCGCCGAAGTAGGGCATGACCAGATCGATGCCACCGACGGCACGCGCAAGCTGAGCAAGTTCACCGTCGCGCCGACCTGGTCACCCGCCGGTCCTGGCTTCTGGGCGCGGCCCGAGTTCCGTCTGTATTACACCTACGCCAGCTGGAACGATGCCGCGCAGCGTGCCGCCAACCTGATGGCTGAGGGCTCTGCGTTGTCCGACACCGGTGCGTTCGGCAATGCGCAGCACGGTTCGAACTTCGGCGTACAGGTAGAACACTGGTGGTAA
- a CDS encoding ATP-binding protein: protein MNLRTERRRLRLVPRSLLGRMLLLTLLAVLLAQGLSSLIWLSQLRASQMEGLLTSARSLAQSMAASVSYFRSLPLGYRPLVLDQLRSMGGTRFFVSLNDNPLDMKILPETPRKRAVLHEVEQVLRQRLGGEVDLTIEFVSPDDLRIFNSGIKLDELPRSWAHYALGLEPLSPPVLVTQIQIAPQEWLYLASLMPAPYVSLEDEGLPIQQLWFIVLTSAFLLLFIGLLVRWQSRPLKRLAKAAREMSVGGEVRPLTEAGASEIVEVSRAFNNMRERISRYLTERGQLFSAISHDLRTPITRLRLRVELLEDEAQQIKFTRDLDELELLVKGALQCVKDTDIHENVEAVDLNLLLEHIVEPYQACDRTRVTLDGHASAPYPGKPLALKRCIGNLLDNALKYGERAHLHVEDGKDALVLHVDDEGPGVPEQRLEQVFEPHVRLSGQQQGYGLGLGIARNIAHAHGGELSMRNLQQGGLRVTLTLPR from the coding sequence ATGAATCTGCGCACTGAGCGGCGGCGCCTGCGGCTGGTGCCGCGCTCGCTGCTCGGACGGATGCTGCTCCTGACCCTGCTGGCGGTGTTGCTGGCTCAGGGCCTGTCGAGCCTGATCTGGCTGTCACAGCTGCGCGCCAGCCAGATGGAGGGCCTGCTGACCAGCGCCCGCAGCCTGGCGCAGTCGATGGCCGCCAGCGTCAGCTATTTCCGTTCCCTGCCGCTGGGTTATCGTCCGCTGGTACTCGATCAGTTGCGCAGCATGGGCGGCACGCGCTTCTTCGTCTCGCTCAACGACAATCCGCTGGACATGAAAATCCTCCCCGAAACGCCGCGCAAGCGGGCCGTCCTGCATGAGGTGGAGCAGGTGTTGCGCCAACGGCTCGGTGGCGAGGTGGACCTGACCATCGAGTTCGTCAGCCCGGACGACCTGCGCATCTTCAACAGCGGCATCAAGCTCGATGAACTGCCGCGCTCCTGGGCGCACTACGCGCTGGGGCTGGAGCCGCTGTCGCCACCGGTACTGGTGACGCAGATCCAGATCGCCCCGCAGGAGTGGCTCTATCTGGCCTCGCTGATGCCGGCACCCTACGTCAGCCTGGAAGACGAGGGTCTGCCGATTCAGCAGCTGTGGTTCATTGTGCTCACCAGCGCCTTTCTGCTGCTGTTCATTGGCTTGCTGGTGCGCTGGCAGAGCCGGCCGCTGAAGCGCTTGGCCAAGGCGGCGCGGGAGATGTCGGTAGGCGGCGAAGTGCGGCCTCTGACCGAGGCCGGGGCCAGTGAGATCGTCGAGGTGAGTCGCGCCTTCAACAACATGCGCGAGCGCATCAGCCGCTACCTGACCGAGCGCGGCCAGTTGTTCAGCGCGATTTCCCACGACCTGCGCACGCCGATCACGCGGCTGCGTCTGCGCGTCGAGCTGCTGGAGGATGAAGCCCAGCAGATCAAGTTCACCCGTGACCTCGACGAGCTGGAGTTGCTGGTCAAGGGCGCGTTGCAATGCGTGAAGGACACCGATATTCACGAGAACGTCGAGGCGGTGGATCTCAATCTGCTCCTCGAGCACATCGTCGAGCCGTATCAGGCCTGTGACCGCACCCGCGTGACCCTCGACGGCCACGCTTCGGCGCCTTATCCCGGCAAGCCACTGGCGCTCAAGCGCTGCATTGGCAATTTGCTGGATAACGCCTTGAAGTACGGTGAGCGCGCCCACCTGCATGTCGAGGATGGCAAGGACGCGCTGGTGCTGCACGTCGATGATGAGGGCCCCGGTGTGCCGGAACAGCGTCTCGAACAGGTCTTCGAGCCCCACGTGCGGCTCTCGGGGCAGCAGCAGGGCTACGGGCTAGGCCTGGGTATCGCGCGCAACATCGCCCATGCCCACGGCGGCGAGCTGAGCATGCGCAATCTGCAGCAGGGAGGGCTGAGGGTAACCCTGACTCTGCCGCGCTGA
- a CDS encoding carbohydrate ABC transporter permease, with amino-acid sequence MSDFAQPRLTLGRLAIHATLLLACAVYLVPLIVMLLTSFKTPEDIRTGNLLSWPQAFSAMGWLTAWDSIGGYFWNSVKIVIPAVLISTALGALNGYVLSMWRFRGSQLFFGLLLFGCFLPFQVILLPASFTLGKLGLANTTTGLVLVHVVYGLAFTTLFFRNFYVSVPDALVRAARLDGAGFFTIFGRILLPMSVPIIMVCLIWQFTQIWNDFLFGVVFASGDTQPVTVALNNLVNTSTGAKQYNVDMAAAMIAGLPTLVVYVVAGKYFLRGLTAGAVKG; translated from the coding sequence ATGTCTGACTTCGCGCAACCGCGCCTGACCCTCGGGCGCCTGGCCATCCATGCCACCCTGCTGCTGGCGTGCGCCGTCTACCTGGTGCCGCTGATCGTGATGCTGCTGACCAGCTTCAAGACCCCGGAAGACATCCGCACGGGCAACCTCCTGAGCTGGCCGCAAGCTTTCAGTGCGATGGGTTGGCTGACCGCCTGGGACAGCATCGGCGGCTACTTCTGGAACTCGGTGAAGATCGTCATTCCAGCCGTGCTGATTTCCACCGCGCTGGGCGCACTTAACGGGTATGTGCTGTCGATGTGGCGCTTCCGTGGTTCGCAGCTGTTCTTCGGTCTGCTGCTGTTCGGCTGCTTCCTGCCGTTCCAGGTGATCCTGCTGCCGGCGTCCTTCACCCTCGGCAAGCTCGGCCTGGCCAATACCACCACCGGTCTGGTGTTGGTCCATGTGGTCTACGGTCTGGCCTTCACCACACTGTTCTTCCGCAACTTCTACGTCAGCGTGCCGGATGCGCTGGTGCGCGCGGCGCGGTTGGATGGTGCCGGCTTCTTCACCATCTTCGGCCGCATCCTGCTGCCGATGTCGGTGCCGATCATCATGGTCTGCTTGATCTGGCAGTTCACCCAGATCTGGAACGACTTCCTCTTCGGCGTGGTGTTCGCCAGTGGCGACACCCAGCCGGTCACCGTGGCGCTGAACAACCTGGTGAACACCAGCACCGGTGCCAAGCAATACAACGTCGATATGGCCGCCGCGATGATCGCTGGCCTACCCACACTGGTGGTCTACGTGGTCGCCGGCAAATATTTCCTGCGCGGGCTGACTGCCGGCGCCGTCAAGGGTTGA
- a CDS encoding ABC transporter ATP-binding protein yields the protein MASLELRNVQKSYGNSQIATLKDIALKIDAGEFLILVGPSGCGKSTLMNCIAGLENITGGEILVDGEDISQASPKDRDIAMVFQSYALYPTMSVRDNIAFGLKMRKVPAAKIEEEVARVAKLLQIEPLLERKPSQLSGGQQQRVAMGRALARRPKIYLFDEPLSNLDAKLRVEMRTEIKLMHQRLKTTTVYVTHDQIEAMTLGDKVAVMKDGVIQQFGTPHEIYNNPANLFVASFIGSPPMNFVPLRIRQRDGRWVGVLNSEQGSCELPLPIISDDGLRDRELILGIRPEQIGLAPAGSADFSLAVDIEVVEPTGPDTLVVFTLNQVKACCRLAPDQAPRVGETLNLQFDPRRALLFDAQTGERLGVVQPAPVRESKVTRLVSNGAGTAQ from the coding sequence ATGGCTTCCCTGGAACTGCGCAACGTTCAAAAGAGTTATGGCAACAGCCAGATAGCGACGCTGAAAGACATCGCGCTGAAGATCGACGCCGGTGAATTCCTCATCCTCGTCGGCCCTTCGGGCTGCGGTAAATCCACCCTGATGAACTGCATCGCCGGGCTGGAGAACATCACCGGCGGCGAGATTCTCGTCGACGGCGAGGACATCAGCCAGGCCAGTCCGAAGGATCGCGACATCGCCATGGTGTTCCAGTCCTATGCGCTGTATCCGACCATGAGCGTGCGCGACAACATTGCCTTCGGCCTGAAGATGCGCAAGGTGCCGGCGGCGAAGATCGAGGAGGAGGTGGCGCGGGTCGCCAAGCTGCTGCAGATCGAACCGTTGCTCGAGCGCAAGCCGTCGCAGCTCTCCGGTGGCCAGCAGCAACGCGTGGCCATGGGCCGGGCGCTGGCGCGGCGGCCGAAGATCTACCTGTTCGACGAGCCGCTGTCGAACCTCGATGCCAAGCTGCGGGTGGAGATGCGCACCGAGATCAAGCTGATGCACCAGCGGCTGAAGACCACCACTGTGTACGTCACCCATGACCAGATCGAGGCGATGACCCTCGGCGACAAGGTCGCGGTGATGAAAGATGGCGTGATCCAGCAGTTCGGCACGCCCCACGAGATCTACAACAACCCGGCCAATCTGTTCGTCGCCAGCTTCATCGGCTCGCCGCCGATGAACTTCGTACCGCTGCGCATCCGTCAGCGTGACGGGCGCTGGGTGGGTGTGCTCAACAGCGAGCAGGGCAGCTGTGAATTGCCGTTGCCGATTATCAGCGACGACGGGTTGCGTGATCGCGAACTCATTCTCGGCATCCGACCGGAACAGATCGGCCTGGCTCCAGCAGGATCAGCGGATTTTTCTCTGGCGGTCGACATCGAAGTGGTGGAACCCACCGGGCCAGACACCTTGGTGGTGTTCACGCTGAATCAGGTCAAGGCCTGCTGCCGCTTGGCGCCGGATCAGGCGCCGCGGGTGGGGGAAACGCTCAATCTGCAATTCGATCCGCGCCGGGCGCTGCTGTTCGATGCCCAGACCGGCGAGCGGCTGGGCGTGGTGCAGCCTGCGCCCGTGCGTGAGAGCAAGGTCACCCGACTGGTTTCCAACGGAGCGGGTACCGCGCAGTGA
- the aroC gene encoding chorismate synthase, which yields MSGNTYGKLFTVTTAGESHGPALVAIVDGCPPGLELSLEDLQRDLDRRKPGTSRHTTQRQEADEVEILSGVFEGKTTGCPIGLLIRNTDQKSKDYSAIKDQFRPAHADYTYHHKYGVRDYRGGGRSSARETAMRVAAGAIAKKYLATLGIVVRGYMSQLGPIEIPFKTWDSVEQNAFFSPDPDKVAELEAYMDQLRRDQDSVGAKITVVAEGVPPGLGEPIFDRLDAELAHALMSINAVKGVEIGAGFASVAQRGTEHRDELTPQGFLSNNAGGILGGISSGQPIVAHLALKPTSSITTPGHSIDVSGAPVDVITKGRHDPCVGIRATPIAEAMMAIVLLDHLLRHRGQNADVQVTTPVLGQL from the coding sequence ATGTCCGGCAATACCTACGGCAAGCTGTTCACCGTCACCACTGCCGGCGAAAGCCATGGTCCTGCGCTGGTGGCTATCGTCGACGGTTGCCCGCCCGGGCTGGAGCTGTCGCTGGAAGATCTGCAGCGCGACCTCGACCGTCGCAAGCCGGGTACCAGCCGGCATACCACCCAGCGTCAGGAAGCCGACGAGGTGGAAATCCTTTCCGGTGTGTTCGAAGGCAAGACCACGGGTTGCCCGATCGGCCTGCTGATCCGCAACACCGATCAGAAGTCCAAGGACTACTCGGCGATCAAGGACCAGTTCCGCCCGGCCCATGCCGACTACACCTATCACCACAAGTACGGTGTGCGCGACTACCGCGGCGGTGGCCGCAGCTCGGCGCGCGAGACTGCCATGCGCGTGGCGGCCGGTGCCATTGCCAAGAAGTATCTGGCGACCCTGGGTATCGTCGTTCGCGGCTATATGAGCCAGCTCGGCCCGATCGAGATCCCGTTCAAGACCTGGGATAGCGTCGAGCAGAACGCTTTCTTCAGCCCCGATCCGGACAAGGTGGCGGAGCTTGAGGCCTACATGGACCAGCTGCGTCGCGACCAGGATTCGGTGGGCGCGAAGATCACCGTGGTTGCCGAAGGCGTGCCGCCGGGACTTGGCGAGCCGATCTTCGACCGCCTGGATGCCGAGCTGGCCCATGCGCTGATGAGCATCAACGCGGTCAAGGGCGTTGAGATCGGCGCCGGTTTCGCCTCGGTCGCCCAGCGTGGCACCGAGCATCGCGATGAGCTGACGCCGCAGGGTTTCCTTTCCAACAATGCCGGCGGCATTCTTGGCGGCATTTCCAGTGGTCAGCCGATCGTCGCTCATCTGGCGCTCAAGCCGACGTCCAGCATCACCACACCAGGGCACTCGATCGATGTCAGCGGCGCGCCAGTGGATGTCATCACCAAGGGTCGCCACGACCCCTGCGTCGGCATTCGTGCCACGCCGATCGCCGAAGCGATGATGGCCATCGTGCTGCTCGATCACCTGCTGCGTCATCGCGGACAGAACGCCGATGTGCAGGTAACGACGCCGGTGCTGGGCCAGCTTTGA
- a CDS encoding response regulator: MSQAGKNILLVDDDQEIRELLQTYLSRSGFQVRGVPDGGQFRAALCAEPADLVILDVMLPDEDGFSLCRWIRQHERLASMPIIMLTASSDEADRVVGLELGADDYLGKPFSPRELLARIKALLRRVSFAQERGSDVLAFDEWRLDMISHRLFHADGEEVFLSGADFALLKLFLDHPQQILDRDTIANATRGREVMPLERIVDMAVSRLRQRLRDTGKSPRLIRTVRGSGYLLATQVTPHHESAH, from the coding sequence GTGAGCCAAGCAGGTAAAAACATCCTTCTGGTCGATGACGATCAGGAAATCCGCGAACTGTTGCAGACCTATCTCAGCCGCTCGGGCTTTCAGGTGCGCGGCGTGCCGGACGGCGGGCAGTTTCGCGCTGCCCTGTGCGCCGAGCCGGCCGATCTGGTGATTCTCGACGTGATGCTGCCCGACGAAGACGGTTTCAGCCTCTGTCGCTGGATTCGCCAGCATGAACGGTTGGCTTCCATGCCGATCATCATGCTCACCGCCAGCTCCGACGAGGCCGATCGGGTCGTCGGCCTGGAGCTGGGTGCCGACGATTACCTGGGCAAACCCTTCAGCCCGCGCGAGTTGCTGGCGCGGATCAAGGCATTGCTGCGGCGGGTCAGCTTCGCCCAGGAGCGTGGCAGCGATGTGCTGGCCTTCGACGAGTGGCGGCTGGACATGATCAGCCACCGTCTCTTTCACGCCGACGGCGAAGAAGTCTTTCTCTCTGGCGCCGATTTCGCCTTGCTCAAGCTGTTTCTCGACCATCCGCAGCAGATCCTCGACCGCGACACCATCGCCAACGCCACGCGCGGCCGCGAGGTGATGCCGCTGGAGCGCATCGTCGACATGGCGGTCAGCCGTCTGCGCCAGCGCCTGCGCGACACCGGCAAATCGCCGCGGCTGATCCGCACCGTGCGTGGCAGCGGCTATCTCTTGGCCACCCAGGTAACGCCGCACCATGAATCTGCGCACTGA
- a CDS encoding carbohydrate ABC transporter permease: MSSIALQARPAKASPLDALQRWLPKLVLAPSMLIVLVGFYAYIGWTFLLSFTNSRFMPSYKWVGLQQYERLWDNDRWWVASQNLLVFGGLFIAISLTIGVVLAVLLDQRIRREGLIRTIYLYPMALSMIVTGTAWQWLLNPGLGLDKLLRDWGWEGFRFDWLVDPDRVIYCLVIAAVWQASGFVMALFLAGLRSVDQSIIRAAQVDGASLPTIYLRIVLPSLRPVFFSALMILAHIAIKSFDLVAAMTAGGPGYSSDLPAMFMYAHTFTRGQMGLGAASAMLMLGAVMAIIVPYLYSELRNKRHV; the protein is encoded by the coding sequence ATGAGCTCCATCGCGCTTCAAGCCAGGCCCGCCAAGGCCTCGCCGCTCGACGCCCTGCAGCGCTGGCTGCCCAAGCTGGTGCTGGCGCCGAGCATGCTGATCGTGCTGGTCGGCTTCTACGCCTACATCGGCTGGACCTTCCTGCTCTCGTTCACCAATTCACGCTTCATGCCCAGCTACAAGTGGGTCGGCCTGCAGCAATACGAGCGACTGTGGGATAACGACCGCTGGTGGGTCGCCAGCCAGAACCTGCTGGTCTTTGGCGGCCTGTTCATCGCCATCAGCCTGACCATCGGTGTCGTGCTTGCCGTACTGCTGGATCAGCGTATTCGTCGCGAAGGGCTGATCCGCACCATCTACCTGTATCCCATGGCACTGTCGATGATCGTCACCGGCACCGCCTGGCAGTGGCTGCTCAATCCCGGCCTGGGCCTGGACAAGTTGCTGCGCGACTGGGGCTGGGAAGGCTTTCGCTTCGACTGGCTGGTCGATCCGGATCGGGTCATCTATTGCCTGGTGATCGCCGCGGTTTGGCAGGCCTCGGGCTTCGTCATGGCGCTGTTCCTCGCCGGTCTGCGCAGCGTCGATCAATCGATCATCCGCGCAGCCCAGGTGGATGGTGCGAGCCTGCCGACCATCTACCTGCGCATCGTGCTGCCGAGCCTGCGCCCGGTGTTCTTCAGTGCCTTGATGATTCTGGCCCATATCGCGATCAAGAGCTTCGACCTGGTGGCGGCGATGACTGCCGGTGGTCCGGGGTATTCCAGCGATCTGCCAGCGATGTTCATGTACGCCCATACCTTCACCCGCGGCCAGATGGGCCTGGGTGCGGCGAGCGCCATGCTGATGCTCGGCGCGGTGATGGCGATCATCGTGCCTTATCTGTACTCCGAGCTGAGGAACAAGCGCCATGTCTGA